A portion of the Hylaeus volcanicus isolate JK05 unplaced genomic scaffold, UHH_iyHylVolc1.0_haploid 12237, whole genome shotgun sequence genome contains these proteins:
- the LOC128883852 gene encoding G patch domain-containing protein 1-like isoform X1 yields the protein MLPPAGGSSRSNKRKAAAINESDETKFPRVATKFLGHPLNRYDIDEINVEGSFPDKLSRLAALTLAIPKEQKCLQVKGTTARHSDGRRVFHGAMTGGFVAGYNNTVGSAEGWTPTTFFSSQKQRSKLRHACIQDYMDDEDVEEMMTGKHPSGIFSTTNSSVTKSNISCPENAHPFQANALEFLIEKNVPPGQKILTSMGWKPSFLAVMTSVSYQLPPTQKRRYGPDLPSTQPVSQSGETPKASLNEDDKLLTNYQKRNERCKFFFQELLTQCSNMKRVKRLTKEGIGCDNNMMSTRKSESVSRSSQPFGFGILQDDEDEWDATEQHASLSTEKLDLRYYQNAQKISFSIAKSNTGPTLNDISFLKSIDILVRFPVPRQFNGLYTPSAAELKHKSDLQMGNIKGVIYDLLNHLKKKKTIAQITNVSTTIPALNENKLSDVTPFNYKTMTDEKIKFLQQFSTENRFVKDSEVTHYKNLYYPDNSEKQTRYDLFCLALEEKVPASLMLESQKKLSADAAKEERVEFGNNYRAFKAKHPNFELRFVDVGLSVAVSNLIARRTFFNWDPDRILCKRYRVPYPWERKKFVDDRMVPGTPSKSNFFIQPSATKITSTASFVNTLISGLKHKPIVEKTANVSESISISVDQVVPETRPPMSIFKSVFGSVSSSV from the exons atgttaccaCCTGCTGGAGGGTCATCTAGGTCAAACAAAAGAAAGGCAGCTGCCATAAATGAATCTGATGAAACGAAATTCCCACGTGTTGCTACAAAGTTTCTGGGGCACCCGCTTAATCGATACGATATTGATGAAATCAATGTAGAAGGTTCGTTTCCTGATAAATTGAGTCGTTTGGCGGCTTTGACATTAGCAATACCCAAGGAACAGAAATGTTTACAAGTTAAAGGAACCACAGCCCGTCATTCAGATGGAAGGCGCGTATTCCATGGGGCCATGACAGGTGGATTCGTCGCTGGCTATAATAACACTGTTGGATCTGCAGAAGGATGGACACCaacaacttttttttcgtCACAAAAACAAAGATCTAAGTTGCGTCACGCATGTATTCAAGATTACATGGATGATGAAGACGTTGAGGAGATGATGACTGGTAAACATCCGTCAGGAATCTTTTCCACAACCAATTCTTCAGTAACCAAGTCTAACATAAGCTGTCCGGAGAACGCTCATCCGTTTCAAGCAAAcgctttagaatttttaattgaaaaaaacgtTCCACCTGGACAAAAAATTTTGACTTCTATGGGCTGGAAGCCTAGCTTTCTTGCTGTTATGACATCAGTTTCTTATCAATTA CCACCAACTCAAAAACGTCGATACGGCCCCGACCTGCCGTCTACTCAACCCGTTTCCCAAAGTGGTGAGACACCCAAAGCATCGTTAAATGAAGATGATAAACTTCTCACAAATTACC aaaaaagaaacgaaaggtgtaaatttttttttcaagagcTTTTAACTCAATGCTCAAACATGAAAAGAGTCAAAAGATTAACAAAAGAGGGCATCGGATGCGACAACAACATGATGTCTACCAGAAAAAGTGAATCAGTGTCTAGATCGTCGCAACCATTCGGATTCGGTATACTACAAGATGATGAAGATGAATGGGATGCAACTGAACAGCATGCATCGCTTAGTACAGAGAAGCTTGATTTGCGTTATTATCAAAATGCTCAGAAGATTTCGTTTAGCATTGCTAAATCTAATACAGGACCAACGTTAAatgacatttcttttttaaa gtcAATAGATATTCTTGTTCGATTTCCAGTACCAAGACAATTTAATGGATTATATACGCCGAGTGCCGCCGAGTTAAAGCATAAATCAGATTTACAAATGGGCAACATAAAAGGTGTTATTTACGATCTGTTGAATCAtcttaaaaagaagaagacaaTTGCGCAAATTACGAATGTTTCAACAACGATTCCggctttaaatgaaaataaattatctgaTGTTACACCTTTTAACTACAAAACAATGAcagatgaaaaaataaagtttttac AACAATTTTCTACTGAGAATCGTTTTGTAAAGGATTCAGAAGTCACTCATTATA AGAATCTTTACTACCCTGACAATTCCGAAAAACAAACACGTTATGATTTGTTCTGTCTCGCGTTA gaaGAAAAAGTACCGGCTAGTTTAATGCTTGAGTCTCAAAAAAAGTTATCTGCTGATGCAGCAAAAGAGGAACGAGTTGAATTCG GTAACAATTACCGAGCATTCAAGGCAAAGCATCCAAATTTCGAATTAAGATTTGTTGACGTAGGATTATCTGTa GCTGTATCAAATCTAATCGCACGTCGCACATTCTTCAATTGGGATCCCGATCGAATACTCTGCAAACGATACCGTGTTCCATATCCTTGGGAGCGAAAG AAATTTGTTGACGATCGGATGGTTCCTGGCACTCCCagtaaatcgaatttttttattcagccGAGTGCTACCAAAATAACGTCCACGGCTAGTTTTGTCAACACGCTTATAAGTGGTCTAAAACATAAACCAATAGTGGAAAAGACAGCCAATGTGTCAgaatctatttctatttcagtTGACCAGGTTGTTCCGGAGACCAGACCCCCaatgtcaatttttaaa AGTGTTTTTGGAAGCGTCTCGTCTTCAGTGTAA
- the LOC128883852 gene encoding G patch domain-containing protein 1-like isoform X3 yields the protein MLPPAGGSSRSNKRKAAAINESDETKFPRVATKFLGHPLNRYDIDEINVEGSFPDKLSRLAALTLAIPKEQKCLQVKGTTARHSDGRRVFHGAMTGGFVAGYNNTVGSAEGWTPTTFFSSQKQRSKLRHACIQDYMDDEDVEEMMTGKHPSGIFSTTNSSVTKSNISCPENAHPFQANALEFLIEKNVPPGQKILTSMGWKPSFLAVMTSVSYQLPPTQKRRYGPDLPSTQPVSQSGETPKASLNEDDKLLTNYQKRNERCKFFFQELLTQCSNMKRVKRLTKEGIGCDNNMMSTRKSESVSRSSQPFGFGILQDDEDEWDATEQHASLSTEKLDLRYYQNAQKISFSIAKSNTGPTLNDISFLKSIDILVRFPVPRQFNGLYTPSAAELKHKSDLQMGNIKGVIYDLLNHLKKKKTIAQITNVSTTIPALNENKLSDVTPFNYKTMTDEKIKFLQQFSTENRFVKDSEVTHYKNLYYPDNSEKQTRYDLFCLALEEKVPASLMLESQKKLSADAAKEERVEFGNNYRAFKAKHPNFELRFVDAVSNLIARRTFFNWDPDRILCKRYRVPYPWERKKFVDDRMVPGTPSKSNFFIQPSATKITSTASFVNTLISGLKHKPIVEKTANVSESISISVDQVVPETRPPMSIFKSVFGSVSSSV from the exons atgttaccaCCTGCTGGAGGGTCATCTAGGTCAAACAAAAGAAAGGCAGCTGCCATAAATGAATCTGATGAAACGAAATTCCCACGTGTTGCTACAAAGTTTCTGGGGCACCCGCTTAATCGATACGATATTGATGAAATCAATGTAGAAGGTTCGTTTCCTGATAAATTGAGTCGTTTGGCGGCTTTGACATTAGCAATACCCAAGGAACAGAAATGTTTACAAGTTAAAGGAACCACAGCCCGTCATTCAGATGGAAGGCGCGTATTCCATGGGGCCATGACAGGTGGATTCGTCGCTGGCTATAATAACACTGTTGGATCTGCAGAAGGATGGACACCaacaacttttttttcgtCACAAAAACAAAGATCTAAGTTGCGTCACGCATGTATTCAAGATTACATGGATGATGAAGACGTTGAGGAGATGATGACTGGTAAACATCCGTCAGGAATCTTTTCCACAACCAATTCTTCAGTAACCAAGTCTAACATAAGCTGTCCGGAGAACGCTCATCCGTTTCAAGCAAAcgctttagaatttttaattgaaaaaaacgtTCCACCTGGACAAAAAATTTTGACTTCTATGGGCTGGAAGCCTAGCTTTCTTGCTGTTATGACATCAGTTTCTTATCAATTA CCACCAACTCAAAAACGTCGATACGGCCCCGACCTGCCGTCTACTCAACCCGTTTCCCAAAGTGGTGAGACACCCAAAGCATCGTTAAATGAAGATGATAAACTTCTCACAAATTACC aaaaaagaaacgaaaggtgtaaatttttttttcaagagcTTTTAACTCAATGCTCAAACATGAAAAGAGTCAAAAGATTAACAAAAGAGGGCATCGGATGCGACAACAACATGATGTCTACCAGAAAAAGTGAATCAGTGTCTAGATCGTCGCAACCATTCGGATTCGGTATACTACAAGATGATGAAGATGAATGGGATGCAACTGAACAGCATGCATCGCTTAGTACAGAGAAGCTTGATTTGCGTTATTATCAAAATGCTCAGAAGATTTCGTTTAGCATTGCTAAATCTAATACAGGACCAACGTTAAatgacatttcttttttaaa gtcAATAGATATTCTTGTTCGATTTCCAGTACCAAGACAATTTAATGGATTATATACGCCGAGTGCCGCCGAGTTAAAGCATAAATCAGATTTACAAATGGGCAACATAAAAGGTGTTATTTACGATCTGTTGAATCAtcttaaaaagaagaagacaaTTGCGCAAATTACGAATGTTTCAACAACGATTCCggctttaaatgaaaataaattatctgaTGTTACACCTTTTAACTACAAAACAATGAcagatgaaaaaataaagtttttac AACAATTTTCTACTGAGAATCGTTTTGTAAAGGATTCAGAAGTCACTCATTATA AGAATCTTTACTACCCTGACAATTCCGAAAAACAAACACGTTATGATTTGTTCTGTCTCGCGTTA gaaGAAAAAGTACCGGCTAGTTTAATGCTTGAGTCTCAAAAAAAGTTATCTGCTGATGCAGCAAAAGAGGAACGAGTTGAATTCG GTAACAATTACCGAGCATTCAAGGCAAAGCATCCAAATTTCGAATTAAGATTTGTTGAC GCTGTATCAAATCTAATCGCACGTCGCACATTCTTCAATTGGGATCCCGATCGAATACTCTGCAAACGATACCGTGTTCCATATCCTTGGGAGCGAAAG AAATTTGTTGACGATCGGATGGTTCCTGGCACTCCCagtaaatcgaatttttttattcagccGAGTGCTACCAAAATAACGTCCACGGCTAGTTTTGTCAACACGCTTATAAGTGGTCTAAAACATAAACCAATAGTGGAAAAGACAGCCAATGTGTCAgaatctatttctatttcagtTGACCAGGTTGTTCCGGAGACCAGACCCCCaatgtcaatttttaaa AGTGTTTTTGGAAGCGTCTCGTCTTCAGTGTAA
- the LOC128883852 gene encoding G patch domain-containing protein 1-like isoform X5: MTGGFVAGYNNTVGSAEGWTPTTFFSSQKQRSKLRHACIQDYMDDEDVEEMMTGKHPSGIFSTTNSSVTKSNISCPENAHPFQANALEFLIEKNVPPGQKILTSMGWKPSFLAVMTSVSYQLPPTQKRRYGPDLPSTQPVSQSGETPKASLNEDDKLLTNYQKRNERCKFFFQELLTQCSNMKRVKRLTKEGIGCDNNMMSTRKSESVSRSSQPFGFGILQDDEDEWDATEQHASLSTEKLDLRYYQNAQKISFSIAKSNTGPTLNDISFLKSIDILVRFPVPRQFNGLYTPSAAELKHKSDLQMGNIKGVIYDLLNHLKKKKTIAQITNVSTTIPALNENKLSDVTPFNYKTMTDEKIKFLQQFSTENRFVKDSEVTHYKNLYYPDNSEKQTRYDLFCLALEEKVPASLMLESQKKLSADAAKEERVEFGNNYRAFKAKHPNFELRFVDVGLSVAVSNLIARRTFFNWDPDRILCKRYRVPYPWERKKFVDDRMVPGTPSKSNFFIQPSATKITSTASFVNTLISGLKHKPIVEKTANVSESISISVDQVVPETRPPMSIFKSVFGSVSSSV, encoded by the exons ATGACAGGTGGATTCGTCGCTGGCTATAATAACACTGTTGGATCTGCAGAAGGATGGACACCaacaacttttttttcgtCACAAAAACAAAGATCTAAGTTGCGTCACGCATGTATTCAAGATTACATGGATGATGAAGACGTTGAGGAGATGATGACTGGTAAACATCCGTCAGGAATCTTTTCCACAACCAATTCTTCAGTAACCAAGTCTAACATAAGCTGTCCGGAGAACGCTCATCCGTTTCAAGCAAAcgctttagaatttttaattgaaaaaaacgtTCCACCTGGACAAAAAATTTTGACTTCTATGGGCTGGAAGCCTAGCTTTCTTGCTGTTATGACATCAGTTTCTTATCAATTA CCACCAACTCAAAAACGTCGATACGGCCCCGACCTGCCGTCTACTCAACCCGTTTCCCAAAGTGGTGAGACACCCAAAGCATCGTTAAATGAAGATGATAAACTTCTCACAAATTACC aaaaaagaaacgaaaggtgtaaatttttttttcaagagcTTTTAACTCAATGCTCAAACATGAAAAGAGTCAAAAGATTAACAAAAGAGGGCATCGGATGCGACAACAACATGATGTCTACCAGAAAAAGTGAATCAGTGTCTAGATCGTCGCAACCATTCGGATTCGGTATACTACAAGATGATGAAGATGAATGGGATGCAACTGAACAGCATGCATCGCTTAGTACAGAGAAGCTTGATTTGCGTTATTATCAAAATGCTCAGAAGATTTCGTTTAGCATTGCTAAATCTAATACAGGACCAACGTTAAatgacatttcttttttaaa gtcAATAGATATTCTTGTTCGATTTCCAGTACCAAGACAATTTAATGGATTATATACGCCGAGTGCCGCCGAGTTAAAGCATAAATCAGATTTACAAATGGGCAACATAAAAGGTGTTATTTACGATCTGTTGAATCAtcttaaaaagaagaagacaaTTGCGCAAATTACGAATGTTTCAACAACGATTCCggctttaaatgaaaataaattatctgaTGTTACACCTTTTAACTACAAAACAATGAcagatgaaaaaataaagtttttac AACAATTTTCTACTGAGAATCGTTTTGTAAAGGATTCAGAAGTCACTCATTATA AGAATCTTTACTACCCTGACAATTCCGAAAAACAAACACGTTATGATTTGTTCTGTCTCGCGTTA gaaGAAAAAGTACCGGCTAGTTTAATGCTTGAGTCTCAAAAAAAGTTATCTGCTGATGCAGCAAAAGAGGAACGAGTTGAATTCG GTAACAATTACCGAGCATTCAAGGCAAAGCATCCAAATTTCGAATTAAGATTTGTTGACGTAGGATTATCTGTa GCTGTATCAAATCTAATCGCACGTCGCACATTCTTCAATTGGGATCCCGATCGAATACTCTGCAAACGATACCGTGTTCCATATCCTTGGGAGCGAAAG AAATTTGTTGACGATCGGATGGTTCCTGGCACTCCCagtaaatcgaatttttttattcagccGAGTGCTACCAAAATAACGTCCACGGCTAGTTTTGTCAACACGCTTATAAGTGGTCTAAAACATAAACCAATAGTGGAAAAGACAGCCAATGTGTCAgaatctatttctatttcagtTGACCAGGTTGTTCCGGAGACCAGACCCCCaatgtcaatttttaaa AGTGTTTTTGGAAGCGTCTCGTCTTCAGTGTAA
- the LOC128883852 gene encoding G patch domain-containing protein 1-like isoform X2 yields the protein MLPPAGGSSRSNKRKAAAINESDETKFPRVATKFLGHPLNRYDIDEINVEGSFPDKLSRLAALTLAIPKEQKCLQVKGTTARHSDGRRVFHGAMTGGFVAGYNNTVGSAEGWTPTTFFSSQKQRSKLRHACIQDYMDDEDVEEMMTGKHPSGIFSTTNSSVTKSNISCPENAHPFQANALEFLIEKNVPPGQKILTSMGWKPSFLAVMTSVSYQLPPTQKRRYGPDLPSTQPVSQSGETPKASLNEDDKLLTNYQKRNERCKFFFQELLTQCSNMKRVKRLTKEGIGCDNNMMSTRKSESVSRSSQPFGFGILQDDEDEWDATEQHASLSTEKLDLRYYQNAQKISFSIAKSNTGPTLNDISFLKSIDILVRFPVPRQFNGLYTPSAAELKHKSDLQMGNIKGVIYDLLNHLKKKKTIAQITNVSTTIPALNENKLSDVTPFNYKTMTDEKIKFLQQFSTENRFVKDSEVTHYKNLYYPDNSEKQTRYDLFCLALEEKVPASLMLESQKKLSADAAKEERVEFGNNYRAFKAKHPNFELRFVDVGLSAVSNLIARRTFFNWDPDRILCKRYRVPYPWERKKFVDDRMVPGTPSKSNFFIQPSATKITSTASFVNTLISGLKHKPIVEKTANVSESISISVDQVVPETRPPMSIFKSVFGSVSSSV from the exons atgttaccaCCTGCTGGAGGGTCATCTAGGTCAAACAAAAGAAAGGCAGCTGCCATAAATGAATCTGATGAAACGAAATTCCCACGTGTTGCTACAAAGTTTCTGGGGCACCCGCTTAATCGATACGATATTGATGAAATCAATGTAGAAGGTTCGTTTCCTGATAAATTGAGTCGTTTGGCGGCTTTGACATTAGCAATACCCAAGGAACAGAAATGTTTACAAGTTAAAGGAACCACAGCCCGTCATTCAGATGGAAGGCGCGTATTCCATGGGGCCATGACAGGTGGATTCGTCGCTGGCTATAATAACACTGTTGGATCTGCAGAAGGATGGACACCaacaacttttttttcgtCACAAAAACAAAGATCTAAGTTGCGTCACGCATGTATTCAAGATTACATGGATGATGAAGACGTTGAGGAGATGATGACTGGTAAACATCCGTCAGGAATCTTTTCCACAACCAATTCTTCAGTAACCAAGTCTAACATAAGCTGTCCGGAGAACGCTCATCCGTTTCAAGCAAAcgctttagaatttttaattgaaaaaaacgtTCCACCTGGACAAAAAATTTTGACTTCTATGGGCTGGAAGCCTAGCTTTCTTGCTGTTATGACATCAGTTTCTTATCAATTA CCACCAACTCAAAAACGTCGATACGGCCCCGACCTGCCGTCTACTCAACCCGTTTCCCAAAGTGGTGAGACACCCAAAGCATCGTTAAATGAAGATGATAAACTTCTCACAAATTACC aaaaaagaaacgaaaggtgtaaatttttttttcaagagcTTTTAACTCAATGCTCAAACATGAAAAGAGTCAAAAGATTAACAAAAGAGGGCATCGGATGCGACAACAACATGATGTCTACCAGAAAAAGTGAATCAGTGTCTAGATCGTCGCAACCATTCGGATTCGGTATACTACAAGATGATGAAGATGAATGGGATGCAACTGAACAGCATGCATCGCTTAGTACAGAGAAGCTTGATTTGCGTTATTATCAAAATGCTCAGAAGATTTCGTTTAGCATTGCTAAATCTAATACAGGACCAACGTTAAatgacatttcttttttaaa gtcAATAGATATTCTTGTTCGATTTCCAGTACCAAGACAATTTAATGGATTATATACGCCGAGTGCCGCCGAGTTAAAGCATAAATCAGATTTACAAATGGGCAACATAAAAGGTGTTATTTACGATCTGTTGAATCAtcttaaaaagaagaagacaaTTGCGCAAATTACGAATGTTTCAACAACGATTCCggctttaaatgaaaataaattatctgaTGTTACACCTTTTAACTACAAAACAATGAcagatgaaaaaataaagtttttac AACAATTTTCTACTGAGAATCGTTTTGTAAAGGATTCAGAAGTCACTCATTATA AGAATCTTTACTACCCTGACAATTCCGAAAAACAAACACGTTATGATTTGTTCTGTCTCGCGTTA gaaGAAAAAGTACCGGCTAGTTTAATGCTTGAGTCTCAAAAAAAGTTATCTGCTGATGCAGCAAAAGAGGAACGAGTTGAATTCG GTAACAATTACCGAGCATTCAAGGCAAAGCATCCAAATTTCGAATTAAGATTTGTTGACGTAGGATTATCT GCTGTATCAAATCTAATCGCACGTCGCACATTCTTCAATTGGGATCCCGATCGAATACTCTGCAAACGATACCGTGTTCCATATCCTTGGGAGCGAAAG AAATTTGTTGACGATCGGATGGTTCCTGGCACTCCCagtaaatcgaatttttttattcagccGAGTGCTACCAAAATAACGTCCACGGCTAGTTTTGTCAACACGCTTATAAGTGGTCTAAAACATAAACCAATAGTGGAAAAGACAGCCAATGTGTCAgaatctatttctatttcagtTGACCAGGTTGTTCCGGAGACCAGACCCCCaatgtcaatttttaaa AGTGTTTTTGGAAGCGTCTCGTCTTCAGTGTAA
- the LOC128883852 gene encoding G patch domain-containing protein 1-like isoform X4 → MLPPAGGSSRSNKRKAAAINESDETKFPRVATKFLGHPLNRYDIDEINVEGSFPDKLSRLAALTLAIPKEQKCLQVKGTTARHSDGRRVFHGAMTGGFVAGYNNTVGSAEGWTPTTFFSSQKQRSKLRHACIQDYMDDEDVEEMMTGKHPSGIFSTTNSSVTKSNISCPENAHPFQANALEFLIEKNVPPGQKILTSMGWKPSFLAVMTSVSYQLPPTQKRRYGPDLPSTQPVSQSGETPKASLNEDDKLLTNYQKRNERCKFFFQELLTQCSNMKRVKRLTKEGIGCDNNMMSTRKSESVSRSSQPFGFGILQDDEDEWDATEQHASLSTEKLDLRYYQNAQKISFSIAKSNTGPTLNDISFLKSIDILVRFPVPRQFNGLYTPSAAELKHKSDLQMGNIKGVIYDLLNHLKKKKTIAQITNVSTTIPALNENKLSDVTPFNYKTMTDEKIKFLQQFSTENRFVKDSEVTHYKNLYYPDNSEKQTRYDLFCLALEEKVPASLMLESQKKLSADAAKEERVEFGNNYRAFKAKHPNFELRFVDVGLSVAVSNLIARRTFFNWDPDRILCKRYRVPYPWERKFCLNIQEIC, encoded by the exons atgttaccaCCTGCTGGAGGGTCATCTAGGTCAAACAAAAGAAAGGCAGCTGCCATAAATGAATCTGATGAAACGAAATTCCCACGTGTTGCTACAAAGTTTCTGGGGCACCCGCTTAATCGATACGATATTGATGAAATCAATGTAGAAGGTTCGTTTCCTGATAAATTGAGTCGTTTGGCGGCTTTGACATTAGCAATACCCAAGGAACAGAAATGTTTACAAGTTAAAGGAACCACAGCCCGTCATTCAGATGGAAGGCGCGTATTCCATGGGGCCATGACAGGTGGATTCGTCGCTGGCTATAATAACACTGTTGGATCTGCAGAAGGATGGACACCaacaacttttttttcgtCACAAAAACAAAGATCTAAGTTGCGTCACGCATGTATTCAAGATTACATGGATGATGAAGACGTTGAGGAGATGATGACTGGTAAACATCCGTCAGGAATCTTTTCCACAACCAATTCTTCAGTAACCAAGTCTAACATAAGCTGTCCGGAGAACGCTCATCCGTTTCAAGCAAAcgctttagaatttttaattgaaaaaaacgtTCCACCTGGACAAAAAATTTTGACTTCTATGGGCTGGAAGCCTAGCTTTCTTGCTGTTATGACATCAGTTTCTTATCAATTA CCACCAACTCAAAAACGTCGATACGGCCCCGACCTGCCGTCTACTCAACCCGTTTCCCAAAGTGGTGAGACACCCAAAGCATCGTTAAATGAAGATGATAAACTTCTCACAAATTACC aaaaaagaaacgaaaggtgtaaatttttttttcaagagcTTTTAACTCAATGCTCAAACATGAAAAGAGTCAAAAGATTAACAAAAGAGGGCATCGGATGCGACAACAACATGATGTCTACCAGAAAAAGTGAATCAGTGTCTAGATCGTCGCAACCATTCGGATTCGGTATACTACAAGATGATGAAGATGAATGGGATGCAACTGAACAGCATGCATCGCTTAGTACAGAGAAGCTTGATTTGCGTTATTATCAAAATGCTCAGAAGATTTCGTTTAGCATTGCTAAATCTAATACAGGACCAACGTTAAatgacatttcttttttaaa gtcAATAGATATTCTTGTTCGATTTCCAGTACCAAGACAATTTAATGGATTATATACGCCGAGTGCCGCCGAGTTAAAGCATAAATCAGATTTACAAATGGGCAACATAAAAGGTGTTATTTACGATCTGTTGAATCAtcttaaaaagaagaagacaaTTGCGCAAATTACGAATGTTTCAACAACGATTCCggctttaaatgaaaataaattatctgaTGTTACACCTTTTAACTACAAAACAATGAcagatgaaaaaataaagtttttac AACAATTTTCTACTGAGAATCGTTTTGTAAAGGATTCAGAAGTCACTCATTATA AGAATCTTTACTACCCTGACAATTCCGAAAAACAAACACGTTATGATTTGTTCTGTCTCGCGTTA gaaGAAAAAGTACCGGCTAGTTTAATGCTTGAGTCTCAAAAAAAGTTATCTGCTGATGCAGCAAAAGAGGAACGAGTTGAATTCG GTAACAATTACCGAGCATTCAAGGCAAAGCATCCAAATTTCGAATTAAGATTTGTTGACGTAGGATTATCTGTa GCTGTATCAAATCTAATCGCACGTCGCACATTCTTCAATTGGGATCCCGATCGAATACTCTGCAAACGATACCGTGTTCCATATCCTTGGGAGCGAAAG TTCTGTTTAAACATACAAGAAATTTGTTGA